The Nakamurella alba genome includes a region encoding these proteins:
- a CDS encoding helicase associated domain-containing protein, with translation MHDDQRWSAHLADVARFCQERGHFPRSTYLADLSERPLGQWLAHQRRELTAHSLPRPRLEQLDNLLPGWAATIRGAKEAMRWPTDGLS, from the coding sequence ATGCACGACGATCAACGATGGTCGGCGCACCTCGCCGACGTCGCGCGGTTCTGCCAGGAACGCGGACACTTCCCCCGGTCCACATACTTGGCTGACCTCTCGGAGCGTCCCCTCGGGCAGTGGCTGGCCCACCAACGACGAGAACTCACAGCACACTCACTGCCCAGACCGCGGCTCGAGCAACTCGACAACTTACTGCCCGGCTGGGCAGCCACCATCCGGGGCGCGAAGGAGGCCATGCGCTGGCCCACTGACGGTCTCAGTTGA
- a CDS encoding MarR family winged helix-turn-helix transcriptional regulator: MADAPVHVEDLTGFLIYRLGMELAQVLAEALGPAGLRPRDLRMLGYLSETAMSQRDLGERAGLDRTTMVAAVDHLEQAGFVQRHRSTTDRRRYDITLTDRGREAHASAMRHLSTVEEDYLRPLTAAQRSGLRGGLEALFAAHTIDC; the protein is encoded by the coding sequence ATGGCTGACGCACCCGTGCACGTCGAGGACCTGACGGGGTTCCTGATCTACCGGCTCGGCATGGAACTGGCACAGGTGCTGGCGGAGGCACTCGGTCCGGCCGGATTGCGCCCGCGGGACCTGCGGATGCTCGGCTATCTCAGCGAGACCGCCATGTCCCAGCGGGATCTCGGTGAGCGGGCGGGCCTGGACCGGACCACCATGGTCGCCGCCGTCGACCATCTCGAGCAGGCCGGATTCGTGCAGCGGCACCGGAGCACCACGGACCGCCGCCGGTACGACATCACCCTGACCGACCGCGGGCGCGAGGCGCACGCCTCGGCGATGCGCCACCTCAGCACGGTCGAGGAGGACTACCTCCGGCCGTTGACCGCCGCGCAGCGCAGCGGGCTGCGCGGGGGCCTCGAGGCATTGTTCGCCGCACACACCATCGACTGCTGA
- a CDS encoding alpha/beta fold hydrolase, giving the protein MSALSTVDLSFSTRGTGRPLLMLHPGGVDSRALDPLVSQLESDYRVLTPDQRAHGRTPDAPGPLDFELMAADTVALIEREYDAPVDLLGYSDGAIVALTVAVRRPDLVRSLVFACAVFHRDGWRPGVLDGEPPEFFRDLYAEVSPDGRDHWPEVVAKMAEMHARQPDLTVDDLARLTMPVLVVSGDDDEIEFGHLIAMFEALPDGELAVVPRATHGLIAEKPDLLARLVRDFHRDDKTDGLAPLRRG; this is encoded by the coding sequence ATGTCGGCGCTGTCCACCGTCGACCTCAGCTTCTCCACCCGCGGCACCGGTCGTCCGCTGCTGATGCTGCATCCCGGTGGGGTGGACTCCCGCGCGCTGGACCCGCTGGTCTCGCAGTTGGAGAGCGACTACCGCGTCCTCACCCCGGACCAGCGCGCACACGGCCGGACCCCGGACGCCCCGGGTCCTCTGGACTTCGAGCTGATGGCCGCGGACACCGTCGCGCTGATCGAGCGGGAGTACGACGCCCCGGTCGACCTGCTCGGGTACAGCGACGGTGCGATCGTCGCGCTGACCGTCGCGGTCCGGCGGCCGGACCTGGTGCGCAGCCTGGTGTTTGCCTGTGCGGTGTTCCACCGCGACGGCTGGCGACCGGGGGTGCTGGACGGCGAGCCGCCGGAGTTCTTCCGCGACCTCTACGCCGAGGTCTCACCCGACGGCCGGGATCACTGGCCGGAGGTGGTGGCGAAGATGGCCGAGATGCACGCCCGGCAGCCGGATCTGACGGTCGACGACCTGGCCCGACTGACGATGCCGGTGCTGGTGGTGTCCGGGGACGACGACGAGATCGAGTTCGGTCACCTGATCGCGATGTTCGAGGCGCTGCCGGATGGTGAGCTCGCGGTCGTCCCGCGGGCGACCCACGGCCTGATCGCGGAGAAGCCGGACCTGCTCGCCCGGCTGGTCCGGGATTTCCACCGGGACGACAAGACCGACGGGTTGGCGCCGCTGCGCCGGGGGTGA
- a CDS encoding dihydrofolate reductase family protein: MHSIVAVENVTLDGVMQSPGRPDEDTRGGFDRGGWANALLSADPEAAQAAMSGQNETVALMFGRRTYHDLVGHWLTTSEPNPFTDIIRETPKYVISRNPDEELPYPNSTLLAGDAATTVAEFKSSGDGEVVILGSGVLVRDLAAAGLVDTYILTVLPLVLGKGQQLFEGTPIDLDVRRSTTSGTGIVTAVYDVRR; this comes from the coding sequence ATGCATTCGATCGTGGCGGTGGAGAACGTGACGCTGGACGGGGTCATGCAGTCGCCCGGCCGGCCGGACGAGGACACCCGGGGCGGCTTCGACCGCGGTGGCTGGGCGAACGCCCTGTTGTCCGCCGATCCCGAGGCCGCGCAGGCGGCGATGAGCGGGCAGAACGAGACCGTGGCGCTGATGTTCGGCCGCCGCACGTACCACGACCTGGTCGGGCACTGGCTGACCACCAGCGAGCCGAACCCGTTCACCGACATCATCCGGGAGACCCCCAAGTACGTGATCAGTCGCAATCCGGACGAGGAGCTGCCGTACCCGAACTCGACGCTGCTGGCCGGGGACGCGGCCACCACGGTGGCGGAGTTCAAGTCCTCCGGCGACGGTGAGGTGGTGATCCTGGGCAGCGGCGTGCTGGTGCGTGACCTGGCCGCGGCCGGGCTGGTGGACACCTACATCCTGACCGTGCTGCCGCTCGTGCTCGGCAAGGGGCAGCAGCTGTTCGAGGGCACCCCGATCGATCTCGACGTCCGCCGCAGCACCACCTCCGGCACCGGCATCGTCACCGCTGTCTACGACGTGCGCCGGTGA
- a CDS encoding TetR/AcrR family transcriptional regulator, with product MARKDRPGGDDERWAARVAALGGAVAEAPTGRGPLSVDLIVRTALVIVEREGFDALTMRRVATVLQTGPASLYAHVQNKADLDDLLIGHLCAGIAVPTPDAARWREQAAQVCRDLRDRYLRYPGISRAALSAAPHNPDTLRISEGLLAILLAGGVSPRDAAWAIDAVLLYVAAYCFESSVRENGSGATDPAVDRRRQAMDRLAMLPPRLFPNTVAHARELTSGEGHERFDFTLDLMLGS from the coding sequence ATGGCACGCAAGGACCGGCCCGGCGGGGATGACGAGCGCTGGGCTGCCCGCGTCGCGGCGCTGGGTGGTGCTGTCGCTGAGGCGCCGACGGGACGTGGGCCGCTGTCTGTGGACCTCATCGTCCGTACGGCGCTGGTCATCGTCGAAAGGGAGGGGTTCGACGCCCTCACCATGCGCCGGGTGGCGACGGTGCTGCAGACAGGCCCGGCGTCGTTGTACGCCCACGTGCAGAACAAGGCCGACCTGGACGACCTGCTGATCGGGCACCTGTGCGCGGGCATCGCGGTGCCGACCCCGGATGCCGCCCGCTGGCGCGAGCAGGCGGCGCAGGTCTGCCGCGACCTGCGCGACCGGTACCTGCGCTACCCCGGGATCTCCCGGGCGGCGCTGTCGGCAGCCCCGCACAACCCGGACACCCTGCGGATCAGCGAGGGGCTGCTGGCGATCCTGCTGGCCGGCGGGGTGTCGCCGCGGGATGCCGCCTGGGCGATCGATGCCGTGCTGCTCTACGTCGCCGCCTACTGCTTCGAGTCCTCCGTGCGGGAGAATGGTTCCGGCGCAACGGATCCCGCTGTCGATCGTCGGCGGCAGGCGATGGACCGGCTGGCCATGCTGCCCCCGCGGCTGTTCCCGAACACCGTTGCGCACGCGCGGGAACTCACCTCTGGGGAGGGGCACGAGCGCTTCGACTTCACGCTCGATCTGATGCTCGGGTCGTGA
- a CDS encoding DUF2382 domain-containing protein encodes MPARTPTETSNGMMTPPLNTSTDPVPGEMPPNSGRALVRSEECLQVRTVRTPFRRVRLEKYRVTETRTMIVEVVRDEIRMVELPLHDSDAPTPGTADATGPTQVQDAAWLVLYEEHVQVTKHFVPVARARLESFLVTENREVTAEVRSERVELEPLPLRRTLPDSRVNLDRFHEERR; translated from the coding sequence ATGCCGGCCAGGACCCCGACGGAAACGAGCAACGGCATGATGACTCCGCCACTGAACACCAGTACCGATCCGGTTCCCGGCGAGATGCCGCCCAACAGCGGACGTGCTCTAGTGCGCTCAGAGGAATGCCTGCAGGTGCGCACCGTACGGACCCCGTTCCGCCGGGTGCGGCTGGAAAAGTACCGCGTCACGGAGACTCGCACCATGATTGTGGAAGTCGTCAGGGACGAGATCCGGATGGTTGAACTTCCGTTGCACGATTCGGACGCACCGACCCCCGGCACCGCGGACGCTACAGGCCCCACCCAGGTGCAGGACGCGGCGTGGCTGGTGCTCTACGAAGAACATGTGCAGGTGACTAAGCATTTCGTTCCGGTAGCCCGTGCCCGGCTGGAAAGCTTTCTGGTCACCGAAAACCGCGAAGTGACCGCTGAAGTCCGCTCCGAGCGCGTCGAGCTGGAACCCCTCCCGCTTCGCCGAACTCTCCCCGATAGCCGCGTCAACTTGGACCGGTTCCACGAAGAACGGCGATGA
- a CDS encoding YciI family protein, with product MTKYLISFPSGEMIFPEEDFPQVVEDSHAVVREAKAAGVWVFGGGIDESVPPVRVAGDGTVTEGTYPQTARIEGGYAILEIPTREEAVQWAARFAVACRCPQELRAFGDDPES from the coding sequence ATGACGAAGTACCTGATCTCGTTCCCGAGCGGCGAGATGATTTTCCCCGAAGAAGATTTCCCGCAGGTGGTGGAGGACTCCCATGCTGTGGTCCGGGAGGCGAAGGCCGCCGGGGTCTGGGTGTTCGGCGGCGGGATCGACGAGAGCGTGCCGCCGGTGCGGGTGGCCGGGGACGGCACGGTGACGGAGGGCACCTACCCGCAGACCGCCCGGATCGAAGGCGGCTACGCGATTCTCGAGATCCCGACCCGGGAGGAGGCGGTGCAGTGGGCGGCGAGGTTCGCCGTGGCATGTCGCTGCCCGCAGGAGCTCCGGGCCTTCGGCGACGACCCGGAGAGCTGA
- a CDS encoding DUF1990 family protein gives MRPVADLGALPPTFESTGIGTDADQPVSGPHPFRGERRIGSGPSFWEFAAHETLRWGIKTRSGFRVIGADGGSVAGTPASVGQRIWLSLGIGRLRVREPVRITAVIREPDRVGFAYGTLAGHPLRGEESFVVERRPDGVVHLVISSVSTVTGAWRLVGPLVRLAQWHFRWRYFRAFRRESAQR, from the coding sequence GTGAGACCTGTTGCCGATCTCGGCGCGCTGCCGCCCACCTTCGAGAGCACCGGCATCGGCACCGACGCTGATCAACCGGTGTCCGGACCCCACCCGTTCCGCGGGGAACGCCGGATCGGCAGTGGGCCGTCGTTCTGGGAGTTCGCGGCTCACGAGACCCTGCGCTGGGGAATCAAGACCCGTAGCGGGTTCCGGGTGATCGGGGCCGACGGCGGGTCGGTGGCGGGGACGCCGGCGTCCGTCGGCCAGCGGATCTGGTTGTCCCTCGGGATCGGCCGGCTGCGTGTCCGTGAGCCGGTGCGGATCACCGCGGTCATCCGGGAACCCGACCGGGTCGGGTTCGCCTACGGCACGCTGGCCGGACATCCGCTGCGCGGCGAGGAGTCGTTCGTGGTGGAGCGACGTCCGGACGGGGTGGTGCACCTGGTCATCAGTTCGGTCAGCACGGTCACCGGAGCGTGGCGTCTGGTCGGGCCGCTGGTGCGGCTCGCCCAGTGGCACTTCAGGTGGCGGTACTTCCGGGCGTTCCGGCGGGAGTCGGCACAGCGGTAG
- a CDS encoding helicase associated domain-containing protein, with translation MSSTGSNGPTFRTAAQRERVWITRRRLAALVVAQIISRMRNMTFRRDEACWNARLTELVSFARTNRRLPTAHRQASASERQLIRWLYVQRQHARKELLPTTRLQQLDALLPQWRSQLLEPLIPAMRPRANPQDVPIPPHSGQVPAG, from the coding sequence ATGTCGAGCACGGGCTCGAACGGACCAACGTTCCGGACCGCCGCACAGCGGGAACGGGTGTGGATAACCCGCCGACGGTTGGCGGCCTTGGTGGTGGCGCAGATCATCTCTAGGATGCGAAATATGACGTTCCGGCGGGACGAAGCCTGCTGGAACGCCCGACTGACGGAACTGGTGTCCTTCGCCCGGACGAACCGGCGCCTGCCAACAGCGCACAGGCAGGCATCCGCATCGGAACGACAGCTGATCCGGTGGTTGTATGTACAACGCCAGCACGCCCGGAAAGAGCTGCTGCCAACGACCCGACTACAGCAGCTGGACGCGCTACTGCCGCAATGGAGAAGTCAGCTGCTCGAGCCGCTCATCCCGGCGATGCGGCCACGGGCGAACCCGCAGGACGTCCCAATTCCACCACACTCCGGGCAGGTACCGGCTGGCTGA
- a CDS encoding PRC and DUF2382 domain-containing protein produces MIKQDQAQQLIDGGTVVGSDGENIGRIGQVYLDNETGDVSWVTVKTGWFGASESFVPTDSATVSGDTVTVPYDKATIKDAPHSDGAGDALTPQQEADLYSYYGLSGGGYTGTATAGTGTGTGTAATTEAPTAPGGTDDYLTRSEEQLRVGTTQREAGKARLRKYVVTEQQSVTVPVSHEEVRVVREPLSAGDELGTIGEDAVEVTLHEDQVVVNKDVVGVERVRLDTETVTEQQEVSETVRKEQIEVGDLAVEPTTGDTSQDEPRR; encoded by the coding sequence ATGATCAAGCAGGACCAGGCACAGCAGCTCATCGACGGCGGCACCGTTGTCGGGAGCGATGGTGAGAACATCGGCAGGATCGGCCAGGTCTACCTGGACAACGAGACCGGTGATGTCAGTTGGGTGACGGTGAAGACGGGCTGGTTCGGTGCGAGCGAGTCCTTCGTCCCCACCGACTCGGCGACCGTTTCCGGCGACACCGTGACCGTGCCTTACGACAAGGCGACGATCAAGGACGCACCGCACTCCGACGGTGCCGGTGATGCGCTGACCCCGCAGCAGGAAGCTGACCTGTACAGCTATTACGGCCTCAGCGGCGGTGGATACACCGGTACCGCGACCGCGGGCACGGGCACGGGCACGGGCACGGCTGCCACCACGGAAGCTCCGACCGCGCCGGGCGGCACCGACGACTACCTGACCCGCTCGGAGGAGCAGCTCCGCGTAGGTACGACGCAGCGGGAAGCCGGCAAGGCCCGGCTGCGCAAGTACGTGGTCACCGAGCAGCAGAGCGTGACCGTCCCAGTCAGCCACGAAGAAGTGCGCGTGGTCCGCGAACCGCTGAGCGCCGGAGACGAATTGGGCACCATCGGTGAGGACGCCGTCGAGGTCACGCTGCACGAGGATCAGGTAGTTGTCAATAAGGACGTCGTTGGTGTGGAAAGGGTCCGCCTGGACACCGAGACCGTCACCGAACAGCAGGAAGTCAGCGAGACGGTCCGTAAGGAACAGATCGAAGTGGGCGACCTCGCCGTCGAGCCCACCACCGGTGACACCAGCCAGGACGAGCCGCGCCGCTAG
- a CDS encoding maleylpyruvate isomerase family mycothiol-dependent enzyme gives MTAGPPRSKADWFALIHQERARLAADLTGLADDRWTTRSLCGDWTVEQTLAHLTSGASIGTLRWIGSIVGARFDADLHNARRLAEHRGTAPELTLRRYRSIVTSTTVASGHMPAWLGEIVVHGQDIRHPLGIRTVPSVDASAAVAEFFVSRNFTVNSKKAVTGLSLTATDGPFHHGTGPEVVGPTIALVMAMAGRHAYLDELSGPGLPVLRERTTTF, from the coding sequence GTGACCGCCGGACCCCCGCGATCCAAGGCCGACTGGTTCGCGCTGATCCACCAGGAGCGCGCCCGGCTCGCCGCTGATCTCACCGGGCTCGCGGATGACCGATGGACGACCCGGTCGCTGTGCGGCGACTGGACCGTGGAGCAGACCCTCGCTCACCTGACCTCCGGGGCGAGCATCGGCACCCTCCGGTGGATCGGCAGCATCGTGGGTGCACGATTCGATGCCGACCTGCACAATGCCCGCCGTCTGGCCGAACACCGTGGCACCGCACCGGAACTCACCCTCCGGCGTTACCGGTCGATCGTCACCAGCACCACCGTGGCTTCGGGGCACATGCCGGCCTGGCTGGGCGAAATCGTCGTGCACGGACAGGACATCCGGCATCCGCTCGGAATCCGGACCGTCCCTTCGGTGGACGCGTCGGCCGCGGTCGCCGAGTTCTTCGTGAGCCGGAACTTCACGGTGAACAGCAAGAAAGCAGTGACCGGCCTGTCCCTGACCGCCACCGACGGACCGTTCCATCACGGCACCGGCCCGGAGGTCGTAGGCCCGACGATCGCGCTGGTCATGGCGATGGCGGGGCGGCACGCGTACCTGGACGAGCTCTCCGGACCCGGGCTGCCGGTGCTCCGGGAACGCACCACCACGTTCTGA
- a CDS encoding MFS transporter, with product MSESTTPRTLRSAWIALAGLSAVFLFEMLDNSILNVALPTIGRELGASTTSLQWVTGAYSVVFGGLMLVFGAVSDRVGRRRIMLIGLVLLALSSLATAFVSTAEQLIAVRVAMGVAAAMTTPGSLALTFRLFDDDDRRVRATTLISTVGLVGLALGPTIGGFVLAFAPWQVLLLINVPVAVLAFVGIRLGVAADDRAGLHRDPVDVPGALLGTATVALALISPTLFVEEGTGSWLPWATAAVALGTGFGFVWRERTAAHPLLALPLIAHPLVSSGLAFRAAAGLATAGLGYLTTLQLQLDWGWTPVQSALGMLPQVVVLIAGGAFVPWFVRRVGFRRAAWISATAVVSGLAVFAALGHLGYPLIALALILTAAGMRVVGVVAGTNVLRGLPENRTTIGAALIDTASEVTSGVGIAVTGTILAGMFTGSIATSHWSAEQTEQFGAATTVAGLTLTLIGAGLVAFGFVRGRHGADTPATGLDTPTAVPTPAGTPGSTAT from the coding sequence ATGAGCGAGTCGACAACGCCACGCACGCTGCGATCGGCCTGGATCGCCCTGGCCGGGCTGTCCGCGGTCTTCCTGTTCGAGATGCTCGACAACTCGATCCTGAACGTCGCGTTGCCCACCATCGGCCGCGAGCTCGGTGCGTCGACCACGTCCCTGCAGTGGGTGACCGGCGCCTACTCCGTGGTCTTCGGCGGGCTCATGCTGGTCTTCGGCGCGGTCTCGGACCGGGTCGGGCGCCGCAGGATCATGCTGATCGGGCTTGTGCTGCTCGCGCTCTCGAGCCTGGCGACCGCCTTCGTCAGCACCGCCGAGCAGTTGATCGCCGTGCGGGTGGCGATGGGTGTGGCCGCAGCAATGACCACGCCGGGATCACTGGCCCTCACCTTCCGGCTCTTCGACGACGACGACCGACGGGTCCGCGCCACCACGCTCATCTCGACCGTCGGTCTGGTCGGGCTCGCACTGGGGCCGACGATCGGCGGCTTCGTGCTCGCCTTCGCCCCCTGGCAGGTCCTGCTGCTGATCAACGTGCCGGTCGCCGTCCTCGCCTTCGTCGGCATCCGGCTCGGCGTCGCCGCCGACGACCGTGCCGGCCTGCACCGCGATCCCGTCGACGTGCCCGGCGCCCTGCTCGGCACCGCCACCGTTGCCCTGGCACTGATCTCGCCGACCCTGTTCGTCGAGGAGGGCACAGGATCCTGGCTGCCCTGGGCGACCGCTGCGGTCGCGCTCGGCACTGGGTTCGGCTTCGTGTGGCGCGAGCGCACCGCCGCCCATCCGCTGCTGGCCCTGCCGTTGATCGCGCATCCGCTCGTCTCCAGCGGCCTGGCGTTCCGCGCAGCCGCCGGCCTGGCCACCGCCGGGCTCGGCTATCTGACAACGCTGCAGCTGCAACTCGACTGGGGCTGGACGCCCGTGCAATCGGCTCTCGGCATGCTGCCGCAGGTGGTGGTGCTGATCGCCGGCGGCGCGTTCGTCCCGTGGTTCGTCCGCCGCGTCGGGTTTCGGCGCGCCGCGTGGATCAGCGCGACCGCGGTCGTCTCCGGGCTGGCCGTGTTCGCCGCCCTGGGACACCTGGGCTACCCGCTGATTGCCCTCGCGCTGATCCTCACCGCGGCCGGGATGCGGGTGGTCGGCGTCGTCGCCGGCACCAATGTGCTGCGCGGGCTCCCGGAGAACCGCACCACCATCGGCGCCGCATTGATCGACACCGCGTCCGAGGTCACCTCCGGCGTCGGCATCGCCGTCACCGGAACGATTCTGGCCGGGATGTTCACCGGATCCATCGCCACGTCACACTGGTCCGCGGAGCAGACCGAGCAGTTCGGCGCAGCGACCACGGTCGCCGGGCTCACCCTCACACTGATCGGGGCAGGCCTGGTCGCCTTCGGGTTCGTCCGCGGCCGACACGGCGCCGACACGCCTGCCACCGGACTCGACACACCTACCGCTGTGCCGACTCCCGCCGGAACGCCCGGAAGTACCGCCACCTGA
- a CDS encoding DUF1453 domain-containing protein, which translates to MSPIELIALLALTGWAIYKQTVITEVTASGRFKMAIIYAAVGLAVGGFALPHTPAATALLLGGFALSAVIGLARGHYTKIWITEDGKTMRKGAALTIALFLALVATKFALGTLAYFLHINDGAGFGENLFMIAIMIAVQAQIVWSRAQTPRTDAQHLAHSL; encoded by the coding sequence ATGTCCCCCATCGAACTCATCGCCCTGCTCGCCCTCACCGGCTGGGCCATCTACAAGCAGACCGTCATCACCGAGGTCACCGCCTCCGGCCGCTTCAAGATGGCCATCATCTACGCCGCCGTCGGCCTCGCCGTCGGAGGCTTCGCCCTCCCCCACACCCCAGCAGCCACCGCACTTCTGCTCGGCGGCTTCGCCCTCTCCGCCGTCATCGGCCTCGCCCGCGGCCACTACACCAAGATCTGGATCACCGAAGACGGCAAGACGATGCGCAAGGGCGCCGCCCTCACCATCGCCCTGTTCCTCGCCCTCGTCGCCACTAAGTTCGCCCTCGGCACCCTCGCCTACTTCCTGCACATCAACGACGGCGCCGGCTTCGGCGAGAACCTCTTCATGATCGCCATCATGATCGCCGTCCAGGCCCAAATCGTCTGGAGCCGCGCCCAGACCCCCCGCACCGACGCCCAGCACCTCGCCCACAGCCTCTGA
- a CDS encoding site-specific integrase, which translates to MGRPTLPLGTAGQTRTYRSGSGWTAHALFRDFDGSTRQVERSGRTEGAARSALAIALRDRGLQGGGGGLTRESRIAELANLWFEQVEASDLSPSTVSSYRDRIDLQVLPALGKLRIREVTTGVVDRHLATVRVNHGSSLAKLTKSVLSGMCRLACRLDLMTSNPCRDVAAISVKPKKAPRSLSAAELTQLWAYLTYDEVAVKRDLLDLIAFMSATGVRIGEACALMWDDVDLEAGTVRIHGTVLRLKSTGLTIKPSTKTKAGQRILELPEWCIDMLKRRKSFARNNIVMPTELGRLRDPSNTRRALQQAYDRIGYGDEALNTHVYRKTVASLIDDAGLPSRVIADQLGHSKITTTMDVYIGRKVKAVGAAKVLEKLTLNLQG; encoded by the coding sequence ATGGGTAGACCGACCCTTCCGTTGGGGACTGCTGGACAGACGAGAACCTACCGGAGCGGCTCCGGTTGGACGGCACATGCGCTCTTCCGGGACTTCGATGGCAGCACCCGTCAGGTGGAGCGCAGCGGCCGAACCGAGGGTGCGGCACGTAGCGCCCTGGCGATCGCGCTCCGCGACAGAGGGCTCCAAGGAGGCGGCGGCGGTCTGACGCGCGAGAGCCGTATAGCCGAACTGGCCAACCTCTGGTTCGAGCAGGTGGAAGCTTCCGACCTGAGCCCATCGACGGTGAGCTCCTACCGGGACCGCATCGATCTCCAGGTCTTGCCGGCGCTAGGGAAGCTCCGCATCCGAGAGGTGACCACCGGCGTGGTCGACCGCCACCTCGCCACGGTTCGCGTCAACCATGGTTCATCACTCGCCAAGCTCACAAAGAGCGTGCTGTCGGGAATGTGCCGGTTGGCCTGCCGTCTCGATCTCATGACGTCGAACCCTTGCCGTGACGTCGCAGCAATCTCGGTCAAGCCCAAGAAGGCACCACGATCACTCTCGGCAGCCGAGCTCACGCAGCTCTGGGCGTACTTGACCTATGACGAGGTCGCAGTCAAGCGGGATCTCCTCGACCTTATTGCGTTCATGAGTGCAACGGGGGTACGGATTGGCGAAGCATGTGCGCTCATGTGGGACGACGTAGATCTCGAGGCCGGCACAGTAAGAATCCATGGGACCGTCCTGCGACTGAAGTCGACGGGCCTCACCATCAAGCCGTCGACCAAGACCAAGGCGGGTCAGCGGATCCTAGAGCTCCCCGAGTGGTGCATCGACATGCTGAAACGGCGAAAGTCTTTCGCCCGCAACAACATCGTCATGCCAACCGAGCTTGGCCGCCTTCGCGACCCTTCGAACACCCGTCGGGCACTTCAACAGGCCTACGATCGGATCGGATACGGCGACGAGGCCCTGAACACACACGTCTACCGCAAAACGGTGGCCTCGTTGATCGATGACGCCGGCCTGCCGAGTCGGGTCATTGCGGACCAGCTCGGCCATTCGAAGATTACGACAACGATGGATGTCTACATCGGGCGCAAGGTGAAGGCTGTGGGTGCTGCGAAGGTCCTCGAGAAGCTGACTCTTAACCTCCAAGGCTAG
- a CDS encoding helicase associated domain-containing protein, which yields MADDRWRRRLDEAEAFVLQHGRFPRTTQLAPPQERHLGQWIYTQRRELRGLSLTEQRQRNLDRQLRDGGARGTDRSGPVGQSGRHHTDAGYRSAVGEDIFGRCPPRSPRPVPYQPCVVGAQRRLLPRSRCRDRMQSR from the coding sequence GTGGCCGATGACCGGTGGCGACGCCGACTTGATGAAGCTGAGGCGTTCGTGCTGCAGCACGGCCGGTTCCCCCGGACCACCCAACTCGCGCCGCCACAGGAGCGGCACCTCGGCCAGTGGATCTACACACAGCGCCGCGAGCTCCGCGGGCTGAGCCTGACCGAACAAAGACAGCGGAATCTGGACCGACAGCTCCGGGATGGCGGGGCGAGGGGAACTGACAGAAGCGGACCGGTCGGCCAGTCGGGGCGACACCACACAGACGCGGGCTATCGAAGTGCCGTAGGTGAAGATATATTTGGACGGTGTCCGCCGAGGAGCCCGCGACCAGTGCCGTACCAGCCGTGTGTGGTGGGTGCGCAACGCCGTTTGCTTCCTCGATCACGCTGTCGGGACCGGATGCAGTCACGGTGA
- a CDS encoding SRPBCC family protein, producing the protein MPLICLETLVPATVEDCFDLSLSVDAHTASMHDSGERIVGGVRSGMMGPGETVSWRAVHFGIPWRMTSRITRYRRPDLFVDEQVAGPFGIWRHAHLFVPDGAGTRMTDVVHFRSPAGLVGDVVDRVFLVRYMTGLLEQRNRWLVAELTGAAGR; encoded by the coding sequence GTGCCGCTGATCTGCCTGGAGACACTCGTGCCCGCGACCGTCGAGGACTGCTTCGACCTGTCGTTGTCGGTCGACGCGCACACCGCGTCGATGCACGACTCGGGGGAGCGGATCGTCGGCGGGGTGCGGTCCGGGATGATGGGACCGGGCGAGACGGTCAGCTGGCGGGCGGTGCACTTCGGCATCCCGTGGCGGATGACGTCCCGGATCACGCGGTACCGCCGACCGGACCTGTTCGTCGACGAGCAGGTGGCCGGTCCGTTCGGGATCTGGCGGCACGCACACCTTTTCGTACCTGACGGAGCCGGCACCCGGATGACGGACGTGGTGCACTTCCGGTCGCCGGCCGGTCTCGTCGGCGATGTCGTCGACCGGGTGTTCCTCGTCCGCTACATGACCGGGCTGCTCGAGCAGCGCAACAGGTGGTTGGTCGCGGAGCTGACCGGGGCCGCCGGGCGCTGA